In Nakamurella flava, a single genomic region encodes these proteins:
- a CDS encoding siderophore-interacting protein codes for MARQNLTATRIKPATSELLTLFVQRSEQVSPGFRRVTFGGGDIARFVPMGFDQWFRLFLPTGEDQNASLRRLPTRLDTLTYARYLLISKAVRPVLRNYTVRAYRPDGADGPELDVDFVLHQAADGSSGPAAAWAGRCLPGDAVAILDEGIGFNPPADVTGDLLLVADETGLPAVAGILASLPADAIGRAVVEVGHPDDRQPLAGPPGVKVVWVVRADPFAVPGRAALAAAQEVPVPLSGYGWVVGEQGLCADLRRYWLAAGMPKTSVSFCGYWKAGH; via the coding sequence ATGGCCCGTCAGAATCTGACCGCAACCCGCATCAAGCCGGCGACCAGTGAACTGCTGACGCTGTTCGTCCAGCGATCGGAGCAGGTGTCACCAGGGTTCCGCCGGGTCACATTCGGCGGCGGCGACATCGCGCGGTTCGTCCCCATGGGGTTCGACCAGTGGTTCCGGTTGTTTCTACCCACCGGTGAGGACCAGAACGCCTCACTGCGCAGGCTCCCCACCCGCCTCGACACCCTGACCTATGCCCGGTATCTGCTCATCAGCAAGGCCGTCCGACCGGTGCTGCGCAACTACACGGTGCGGGCCTACCGACCGGACGGGGCGGACGGCCCGGAGCTCGACGTCGACTTCGTCCTGCACCAGGCGGCCGACGGTTCTTCCGGCCCGGCCGCGGCCTGGGCGGGGCGGTGTCTGCCCGGCGACGCCGTCGCCATCCTCGACGAGGGCATCGGGTTCAACCCGCCCGCGGACGTCACCGGCGATCTGCTGCTGGTCGCGGACGAGACCGGCTTGCCGGCGGTGGCCGGCATTCTCGCCTCCCTTCCGGCCGACGCGATCGGCCGGGCAGTCGTCGAGGTCGGACATCCCGACGACCGCCAGCCGCTGGCCGGGCCGCCCGGGGTGAAGGTCGTCTGGGTGGTGCGTGCCGACCCCTTCGCGGTTCCTGGCCGGGCGGCGCTGGCCGCCGCCCAGGAGGTGCCGGTGCCGCTGTCCGGGTACGGCTGGGTGGTCGGCGAGCAGGGGCTGTGCGCGGACCTGCGCCGATACTGGCTGGCTGCCGGAATGCCCAAGACGTCGGTCAGCTTCTGCGGCTACTGGAAGGCCGGGCACTGA
- a CDS encoding molybdopterin-containing oxidoreductase family protein → MTTTLPDPTTQRPDATTVVRGACPHDCPDTCAMLVTVTDGRATAVAGDPDHPYTNGGLCVKVNNYLDRVYDPERVLYPLRRTGPKGSGQFERISWPEAIDEVATRLRGVVDEFGPEAVMPVSYLGTQGILNGLNVGDPFFAKLGATVAERTYCDSGSCTAYAMTIGDTAGVDPESMVHSRFILIWACNIMSTNLHLWPIIAEARKRGAKVVVVDPVRTRTAAAADQHIAIRPGTDGALALAMAHVIIAEGLTDDDYVAQYTVGFPEFAERVQQYTPEWAAEETGVDAEVIRTLAREYASTQPSVIRIGVAVERHAGGGQAVRALSCLPGLVGAWRRPGGGILQLPLWAFPVNWGAFMHPEMLTPGTRVMNQYRLGAALAGELPAGPPLKALFVYNSNPVVVCPDQDRLVAGLQREDLFTVVSEQFLTDTTDYADIVLPATTQLEQDDIMFSWGHLYVTYNHRSIDPLGEAVPNTELFRRLAAAMGFDDPVFRRTDAEMIAEAFDWTHPHMQGITLELLQEKGWMRLSVPPSEEYAPHAQGNFPTASGKVEFVASAAAGGNFVVPLFRQGSNDFQPGQPIDPLPHYIPPRESHEADPELAARYPLNLLTPKSHAYLNSSFASHEFHRQVQKPATLIVHPQDAAARGITDGATVQVFNDRGRFTLVAKLDKTLLPGVVVTAMGEWRKHSKAGATLAAVNPTAFADLGNAPTFSDTLVEVEIA, encoded by the coding sequence ATGACCACCACCCTGCCCGACCCCACCACCCAGCGACCGGACGCCACCACGGTCGTCCGCGGCGCCTGCCCCCATGACTGCCCCGACACCTGCGCCATGTTGGTGACCGTCACCGACGGCCGGGCCACCGCGGTCGCCGGCGACCCCGACCACCCGTACACCAACGGTGGTCTGTGCGTGAAGGTCAACAACTACCTCGACCGCGTCTACGACCCCGAGCGGGTGCTGTACCCGCTGCGCCGCACCGGCCCCAAGGGCAGCGGCCAGTTCGAGCGCATCAGCTGGCCCGAGGCCATCGACGAGGTCGCCACCCGCCTGCGCGGCGTGGTCGACGAATTCGGACCGGAAGCGGTGATGCCGGTCAGCTACCTGGGGACCCAGGGCATTCTGAACGGGCTGAACGTCGGCGACCCGTTCTTCGCCAAGCTCGGCGCCACCGTCGCCGAACGGACCTACTGCGACTCCGGCTCGTGCACCGCCTACGCGATGACCATCGGCGACACCGCCGGCGTCGACCCGGAGAGCATGGTGCACTCGCGCTTCATCCTCATCTGGGCCTGCAACATCATGAGCACCAACCTGCACCTGTGGCCGATCATCGCCGAGGCCCGCAAGCGCGGGGCCAAGGTCGTCGTCGTCGACCCGGTGCGCACCCGGACCGCCGCGGCCGCCGACCAGCACATCGCCATCCGGCCCGGCACCGACGGCGCCCTCGCGCTGGCCATGGCCCACGTGATCATCGCCGAGGGACTCACCGACGACGACTACGTCGCCCAGTACACGGTCGGCTTCCCCGAGTTCGCCGAACGCGTGCAGCAGTACACGCCCGAGTGGGCCGCCGAGGAGACCGGGGTCGACGCCGAGGTCATCCGCACCCTGGCCCGCGAGTACGCGAGCACCCAGCCGTCGGTGATCCGGATCGGTGTCGCCGTGGAACGGCACGCCGGCGGCGGGCAGGCCGTCCGGGCGCTGTCCTGCCTGCCCGGCCTGGTCGGCGCGTGGCGGCGGCCGGGGGGCGGCATCCTGCAGCTGCCGCTGTGGGCGTTCCCCGTCAACTGGGGCGCGTTCATGCACCCCGAGATGCTGACCCCGGGCACCCGGGTGATGAACCAGTACCGCCTGGGCGCCGCCCTCGCCGGTGAGCTACCCGCGGGACCGCCGCTCAAGGCGCTGTTCGTCTACAACTCGAACCCGGTCGTCGTCTGCCCCGACCAGGACCGGCTCGTCGCCGGACTGCAGCGCGAGGACCTGTTCACCGTGGTCAGCGAGCAGTTCCTCACCGACACCACCGACTACGCCGACATCGTCCTGCCCGCGACCACGCAGCTGGAGCAGGACGACATCATGTTCTCCTGGGGGCACCTGTACGTGACGTACAACCACCGCTCCATCGACCCACTGGGCGAAGCCGTCCCCAACACCGAGCTGTTCCGTCGGCTCGCCGCGGCGATGGGCTTCGACGACCCGGTCTTCCGGCGCACCGACGCAGAGATGATCGCCGAGGCGTTCGACTGGACCCACCCGCACATGCAGGGCATCACCCTGGAACTGCTGCAGGAGAAAGGCTGGATGCGTCTGTCGGTCCCGCCGTCGGAGGAGTACGCGCCCCACGCCCAGGGCAATTTCCCCACCGCCTCCGGCAAGGTCGAATTCGTGGCCTCGGCCGCGGCCGGCGGGAATTTCGTCGTGCCCCTCTTCCGGCAGGGTTCCAACGACTTCCAACCGGGCCAGCCGATCGACCCGCTGCCGCACTACATCCCGCCACGGGAGAGCCACGAGGCCGACCCGGAACTCGCCGCCCGGTACCCGCTCAACCTGCTCACCCCGAAATCCCACGCCTACCTCAACTCGAGTTTCGCGAGCCACGAGTTCCACCGTCAGGTGCAAAAGCCCGCGACCCTGATCGTGCACCCGCAGGACGCGGCCGCCCGCGGCATCACCGACGGCGCGACGGTGCAGGTGTTCAACGACCGGGGCCGGTTCACGCTGGTGGCCAAACTCGACAAGACGCTGCTCCCCGGCGTTGTCGTCACCGCGATGGGCGAATGGCGCAAGCACTCCAAGGCCGGCGCGACTCTCGCCGCCGTCAACCCGACGGCGTTCGCCGACCTCGGCAACGCCCCCACGTTCTCGGACACGCTGGTCGAGGTGGAAATCGCATGA
- a CDS encoding 2,3-butanediol dehydrogenase, which yields MRAARYYDRGDIRIEDIPAPPVDPGTVGIDVAWCGICGTDLHEYLEGPIFIPPAGHPHPVSGEAAPITIGHEMSGTVYEVGEGVEGLSVGDRVVVEPYIVDPQYSTDPDTDYHLTPNMNFIGLGGRGGGLGEKIVVERRWVHPVGDIPLDQAALIEPLSVGYHAFVRSGAKAGDIALVGGAGPIGLLTAAVLRANGLTVVVSEPSALRRQKAIDTGVADHALDPREVDVVEEVKRLSDGRGADVGFECSSVNVVLDTLFDAIRPGGVIVVVAIWGHPAQIELQKLVLKEVDLRGTIAYRGNHPAAIALVQEGKVDLAPFITGKIGLDDLVDKGFDTLIHRNDTAVKILVSPSGQGLSDQ from the coding sequence ATGCGCGCAGCGCGCTACTACGACCGCGGAGACATCCGCATCGAGGACATCCCGGCCCCGCCCGTCGACCCCGGCACCGTCGGCATCGACGTCGCCTGGTGTGGCATCTGCGGCACCGACCTGCACGAGTACCTGGAAGGGCCGATCTTCATCCCGCCGGCCGGTCACCCCCACCCGGTCTCCGGGGAGGCGGCGCCGATCACCATCGGGCACGAGATGAGCGGCACCGTCTACGAGGTCGGCGAGGGCGTCGAAGGGCTGTCGGTCGGTGACCGGGTCGTCGTCGAGCCCTACATCGTCGACCCGCAGTACTCCACCGACCCGGACACCGACTACCACCTGACGCCGAACATGAACTTCATCGGCCTCGGCGGCCGCGGCGGCGGGCTGGGCGAGAAGATCGTCGTCGAACGCCGCTGGGTCCACCCGGTCGGCGACATCCCGCTCGACCAGGCCGCTCTCATCGAGCCGCTGTCGGTCGGGTACCACGCGTTCGTGCGCAGCGGCGCCAAGGCCGGCGACATCGCCCTGGTCGGCGGGGCCGGCCCGATCGGCCTGCTCACCGCCGCGGTGCTGCGGGCGAACGGCCTGACCGTCGTCGTCTCCGAGCCCAGCGCGCTACGGCGGCAGAAGGCCATCGACACCGGGGTGGCCGACCATGCCCTCGATCCCCGCGAGGTCGATGTTGTGGAGGAGGTCAAGCGCCTGAGCGACGGCCGCGGCGCCGACGTCGGTTTCGAGTGCAGCTCGGTGAACGTCGTGCTGGACACCCTCTTCGACGCGATCCGGCCCGGCGGGGTGATCGTCGTCGTCGCCATCTGGGGTCACCCCGCGCAGATCGAGCTGCAGAAGCTGGTGCTCAAGGAGGTCGATCTGCGCGGCACCATCGCCTACCGCGGCAACCACCCGGCGGCGATCGCGCTCGTCCAGGAGGGCAAGGTCGACCTCGCCCCGTTCATCACCGGCAAGATCGGGCTGGACGACCTGGTGGACAAGGGCTTCGACACGCTGATCCACCGCAACGACACCGCGGTGAAGATCCTGGTCTCGCCGTCCGGTCAGGGACTGTCCGACCAGTGA
- a CDS encoding NAD(P)/FAD-dependent oxidoreductase, with protein MTATIAPTARSTVTAWLGDFQQALADRDIDAVVDLFVEDSYWRDLISFTWNIVTVEGHDGIRDMLQANLERVAPTGFEIADDMGEPAGEGIVESWIRFETSVGRGVGHLRLKGGKAWTLLTTMYELKGHEEPMSTRRPKGAEHGANKERRTWLERKEDEAKQLGYTTQPDTLIIGGGQGGIALGARLRQLGVPTIIIDRNARPGDAWRNRYKSLCLHDPVWYDHLPYIDFPKNWPVFAPKDKIGDWLEMYARIMELNYWGSTECRSASYDEQKKEWTVVVVRDGEEITLRPKQLVLATGMSGKANIPSFPGMELFRGDQHHSSQHPGPDAYKGKNAVVIGANNSAHDICAALWEAGANVTMVQRSSTHIVKSDSLMTVALGGLYSEEALAAGMTTQKADLTFASLPYRIMHEFQIPVYDEIRKRDADFYDRLEKAGFMLDYGDDDSGLFMKYLRRGSGYYIDVGASELVANGDIHLESGVDVERITETGVVLTNGKELPADVIVYATGYGSMNGWAADLISQEVADKVGKVWGLGSNTTKDPGPWEGEQRNMWKPTQQEALWFHGGNLHQSRHYSLYLALQLKARLEGIPTPVYGLQETHHLR; from the coding sequence TTGACCGCCACCATCGCACCCACCGCCCGCAGTACCGTCACCGCCTGGCTCGGCGACTTCCAGCAGGCCCTCGCCGATCGTGACATCGACGCCGTCGTCGACCTTTTCGTCGAGGACAGCTACTGGCGCGATCTGATCTCGTTCACCTGGAACATCGTCACCGTCGAGGGCCACGACGGGATCCGCGACATGTTGCAGGCCAACCTCGAGCGGGTGGCCCCCACCGGCTTCGAGATCGCCGACGACATGGGCGAACCGGCCGGCGAGGGCATCGTCGAGTCGTGGATCCGGTTCGAGACCTCCGTCGGCCGCGGCGTCGGCCACCTCCGCCTCAAGGGCGGCAAGGCGTGGACCCTGCTGACCACGATGTACGAGCTCAAGGGCCACGAGGAGCCGATGAGCACCCGGCGGCCCAAGGGGGCCGAGCACGGGGCCAACAAGGAGCGTCGCACGTGGCTGGAGCGCAAGGAGGACGAGGCCAAGCAGCTCGGGTACACGACGCAGCCCGACACCCTGATCATCGGCGGCGGACAGGGCGGCATCGCCCTGGGCGCACGACTGCGCCAGCTGGGCGTGCCCACCATCATCATCGACCGCAATGCCCGACCCGGCGACGCCTGGCGCAACCGCTACAAGTCCCTGTGCCTGCACGACCCGGTCTGGTACGACCACCTGCCCTACATCGACTTCCCGAAGAATTGGCCGGTCTTCGCCCCCAAGGACAAGATCGGCGACTGGCTCGAGATGTACGCCCGGATCATGGAACTGAACTACTGGGGCAGCACCGAGTGTCGCAGCGCCAGCTACGACGAGCAGAAGAAGGAGTGGACGGTCGTCGTCGTCCGGGACGGCGAGGAGATCACCCTGCGGCCCAAGCAGCTGGTGCTGGCCACCGGCATGTCGGGCAAAGCCAACATCCCCAGCTTCCCGGGGATGGAACTGTTCCGCGGCGACCAGCACCACTCGTCCCAGCACCCCGGCCCGGATGCTTACAAGGGCAAGAACGCCGTCGTCATCGGGGCCAACAACTCCGCTCACGACATCTGCGCCGCCCTGTGGGAGGCGGGCGCGAACGTCACGATGGTGCAGCGCTCCTCCACGCACATCGTCAAGAGCGATTCGCTGATGACCGTGGCGCTCGGCGGGCTGTACTCCGAGGAAGCCCTGGCGGCCGGGATGACCACCCAGAAGGCCGATCTCACCTTCGCCTCGCTGCCGTACCGGATCATGCACGAGTTCCAGATCCCGGTGTACGACGAGATCCGCAAGCGCGACGCCGACTTCTACGACCGGCTCGAGAAGGCCGGCTTCATGTTGGACTACGGCGACGACGACTCCGGCCTGTTCATGAAGTACCTGCGCCGCGGCTCCGGCTACTACATCGACGTGGGCGCCTCCGAACTGGTGGCCAACGGTGACATCCACCTGGAATCCGGGGTCGACGTCGAGCGGATCACCGAGACCGGGGTGGTGCTGACCAACGGCAAGGAACTGCCGGCCGACGTCATCGTCTACGCCACCGGCTACGGGTCGATGAACGGGTGGGCCGCCGACCTGATCTCCCAGGAGGTCGCCGACAAGGTCGGCAAGGTCTGGGGTCTCGGCTCGAACACGACCAAAGACCCTGGTCCCTGGGAAGGCGAACAGCGCAACATGTGGAAGCCCACCCAGCAGGAGGCGCTCTGGTTCCACGGCGGGAACCTGCACCAGTCGCGCCACTACTCGCTCTACCTCGCGCTCCAGCTGAAGGCCCGCCTGGAGGGAATCCCCACCCCGGTCTACGGCCTGCAGGAAACCCACCACCTCCGCTAG
- a CDS encoding GAF domain-containing protein — MLNLVPSVQQSADDSAPTRRPARSRTGGSTPRPGPTHGAFEAAVPAGADPREYARLLGRIRDAALSGGSAPAAPRALVNDSWQRTLDFGMDPDHGRTLPDAADEAEVEHRRESGKLTRVLPVLGDVLLPAAEDAGHVMVIVDAQGMILWQDGPSKIRQHAERLGFQVGANWSERTVGTNAIGTALVLSRPVQIYSAEHFVRSHHSWTCAAAPILDPVNGDLLGVVDVSGAASTVHPSTLALVDAAARMAESFLREEHHAALNTLRSNTSHMLRGSREHLMVTDTEGWVAASTGGVPLSRVALPQQRDSDRAWLPAFGSCRLEPVDGGWLIEVLNDEVATATSVVLDLRDSASPTVQIVSQAGRSSHRLTPRHSEILLLLAVTPRGLNAVELSRQIYGSADHVVAVRSEISRLRRYLTGSLLQRPYRLADWVEVSVRYPDDPADLLPASLAPTIRRLRYDHHATA, encoded by the coding sequence GTGCTCAACCTCGTGCCGAGCGTGCAGCAGTCCGCCGATGACTCCGCCCCCACCCGCCGACCGGCCCGGTCCCGCACCGGCGGGAGCACCCCCCGTCCGGGCCCGACCCACGGCGCGTTCGAAGCCGCCGTGCCGGCCGGCGCGGACCCCCGTGAATACGCCCGCTTGCTGGGCCGGATCCGCGACGCGGCCCTGTCCGGCGGCTCCGCCCCAGCGGCCCCGCGGGCGCTGGTCAACGACTCCTGGCAACGCACCCTGGACTTCGGCATGGATCCCGACCACGGTCGCACCCTGCCCGACGCGGCCGACGAGGCGGAGGTCGAGCATCGACGGGAATCGGGCAAGCTCACCCGCGTGCTGCCCGTGCTGGGTGACGTGCTGCTACCCGCCGCCGAGGACGCCGGCCACGTGATGGTGATCGTCGATGCCCAGGGGATGATCCTGTGGCAGGACGGGCCTTCGAAGATCCGGCAGCACGCCGAGCGCCTCGGTTTCCAGGTCGGCGCGAATTGGAGCGAACGGACCGTCGGCACCAACGCCATCGGCACCGCCCTGGTGCTGTCCCGACCGGTGCAGATCTACTCGGCCGAGCACTTCGTCCGCAGCCACCACTCGTGGACGTGCGCGGCGGCGCCCATTCTCGACCCGGTGAACGGCGACCTGCTCGGAGTGGTCGACGTCAGCGGCGCGGCCTCCACGGTGCACCCGAGCACCCTGGCCCTGGTGGACGCGGCGGCCCGGATGGCCGAGTCGTTCCTCCGCGAAGAACACCACGCCGCGCTGAACACCCTGCGCAGCAACACCTCTCATATGCTGCGCGGTAGCCGTGAGCACCTCATGGTGACGGACACCGAAGGATGGGTCGCGGCCTCCACCGGTGGCGTCCCGTTGTCCCGGGTCGCTCTGCCCCAGCAGCGCGACTCCGACCGGGCCTGGCTGCCGGCCTTCGGGTCCTGCCGGCTCGAACCGGTCGACGGCGGCTGGCTCATCGAGGTGCTCAACGACGAGGTCGCCACCGCCACCTCGGTCGTCCTGGACCTGCGTGACTCCGCTTCGCCGACGGTGCAGATCGTGTCCCAGGCCGGCCGGTCGTCGCACCGCCTGACGCCCCGGCACAGCGAGATCCTGCTGCTGCTGGCGGTGACCCCACGCGGCCTGAACGCCGTCGAGTTGTCCCGGCAGATCTACGGTTCCGCCGACCATGTGGTGGCGGTTCGCTCCGAGATCTCCCGGCTGCGGCGGTATCTGACCGGCTCCCTGCTGCAACGCCCCTATCGGCTGGCCGACTGGGTGGAGGTGTCGGTCCGCTACCCGGACGACCCTGCTGACCTGTTACCGGCCTCGCTCGCCCCGACCATTCGACGTCTCCGGTACGACCACCACGCCACCGCCTGA
- a CDS encoding MafI family immunity protein, producing the protein MDFDEITGRLMACLTEAEVLGLPQFDVDNVRDLISHGEPGVALENLCTQLYELSIPVTAGVRENVAAVGAAMNVDQHYWTILEELDPARPRADGARTVDDTPLR; encoded by the coding sequence ATGGACTTCGATGAGATCACCGGACGACTCATGGCTTGTCTGACCGAAGCAGAAGTTCTGGGACTACCGCAGTTCGATGTCGACAATGTGCGGGACCTCATCTCGCACGGAGAACCCGGGGTCGCTCTGGAGAATCTCTGCACGCAGCTCTACGAACTCTCTATTCCGGTCACCGCCGGTGTCCGGGAAAACGTGGCTGCGGTCGGCGCGGCGATGAACGTCGACCAGCACTACTGGACGATCCTCGAAGAGCTGGACCCCGCCCGCCCTCGCGCTGACGGAGCCAGGACTGTTGACGACACCCCGCTGCGGTGA
- a CDS encoding acyl-CoA thioesterase, with the protein MTLLMTPDLANFSGNVHGGQILKFLDQVAYTCGTRWSQSYVVTLSVDQVVFREPVHIGELLTLQASINYTGRTSMEVGIRVTTENLHGGQVRHTNSCYFTMVAVDENGRPVPVRPWVPRTPTERRRAAEARMRRELRLEVQRRTAQIKTDVAVEDETG; encoded by the coding sequence ATGACGCTGCTGATGACGCCGGACCTGGCCAACTTCTCCGGCAATGTGCACGGCGGGCAGATCCTGAAGTTCCTCGACCAGGTCGCCTACACCTGCGGTACCCGCTGGTCCCAGTCGTACGTGGTGACCCTGTCGGTGGACCAGGTGGTGTTCCGCGAGCCGGTGCACATCGGTGAGCTGCTGACCCTGCAGGCCAGCATCAACTACACCGGCCGCACGTCGATGGAGGTGGGGATCAGGGTCACCACCGAGAACCTGCACGGCGGTCAGGTGCGGCACACCAACAGCTGCTACTTCACGATGGTGGCGGTCGACGAGAACGGCCGACCGGTTCCGGTGCGGCCCTGGGTGCCCCGCACCCCGACCGAGCGTCGCCGGGCCGCGGAAGCACGGATGCGGCGGGAGCTGCGCCTGGAGGTGCAGCGGCGGACCGCGCAGATCAAGACGGACGTCGCCGTCGAGGACGAGACCGGCTGA
- a CDS encoding TIGR00266 family protein — MQVELRHSPSYAVARCHLAPGEQFQGESGVMVMQSTGVTVSAQMQGGFMGALKRSALGGESFFVSTFAGHPHAPTWVDIAPSLPGDITVMEVTPQRGLVLTRGSWIASEQGISLDTKWGGAKLLFGGEGGFVVRCSGQGKVIAASFGALDLLEVPPGQGFTIDTGHLVAYDEGMQVQLRKVAKGWIQTGKTGEGFVMDIQGPGRVWTQSRNPTALVDWLTTALPFTRA, encoded by the coding sequence ATGCAGGTCGAACTGCGTCACAGCCCGTCCTACGCCGTCGCCCGGTGCCATCTGGCGCCCGGGGAGCAGTTCCAGGGGGAGAGCGGGGTGATGGTGATGCAGTCGACCGGGGTCACCGTCTCCGCGCAGATGCAGGGCGGGTTCATGGGTGCGTTGAAACGGTCGGCGCTGGGCGGGGAGTCGTTCTTCGTCTCCACCTTCGCCGGCCACCCGCATGCCCCGACGTGGGTGGACATCGCCCCGAGCCTCCCCGGCGACATCACCGTCATGGAGGTGACCCCGCAGCGCGGGTTGGTCCTCACCCGCGGTTCGTGGATCGCGTCGGAGCAGGGCATCAGCCTGGACACCAAGTGGGGCGGGGCCAAGCTGCTGTTCGGTGGCGAGGGCGGGTTCGTCGTCCGCTGCTCCGGTCAGGGCAAGGTGATCGCCGCGTCGTTCGGGGCGTTGGACCTGCTGGAGGTGCCACCGGGTCAGGGTTTCACCATCGACACCGGCCACTTGGTCGCCTACGACGAAGGCATGCAGGTCCAGTTGCGCAAGGTGGCGAAGGGCTGGATCCAGACCGGTAAGACCGGTGAGGGTTTCGTCATGGACATCCAGGGTCCGGGTCGGGTGTGGACGCAAAGCCGTAACCCGACCGCGCTGGTCGACTGGCTGACCACCGCGCTGCCGTTCACCCGGGCCTGA
- a CDS encoding alpha/beta hydrolase family protein encodes MGTDRFFAADDFDFAARLIVGHSGQGVIDPGIVLRTLAAIEDDDATGWYTQWNAVADRLAGQAAERQAAGRPSAGRLWLNASAAYDAALAFVDGMPDDSVLRPTFRRHRDAWDAFIAASGGAHVRFDVPWGEHRLPGYLLRPAADGAPRPTLVVTNGSDGALTSLWSACLRMALDQGWNAYVFDGPGQQSMLFEQGVPFVPDWESVLTPVVDALVARPDVDADRLLAYGISQGGYWLPRALAFEHRFRAAVADGGVVDVSRTWNAHLPPVMLDLLRSGDAETFDRYMAEPADDPRTERELAFRARPYGADLTPFALFTQVDRFVLDPATIARIDTPLLITDPAGEQFFPGQSRELYEALPGEKQLIAYGEQDGASWHCEPMARGLVALDMADFLHGHLG; translated from the coding sequence GTGGGCACCGACCGCTTCTTCGCCGCCGACGACTTCGACTTCGCCGCCCGGCTGATCGTCGGACACAGCGGACAGGGGGTCATCGACCCCGGGATCGTCCTGCGGACATTGGCCGCCATCGAGGACGACGACGCGACCGGCTGGTACACGCAGTGGAACGCGGTCGCCGATCGGCTGGCCGGCCAGGCCGCCGAACGCCAGGCCGCCGGTCGACCCAGCGCCGGTCGGCTGTGGTTGAACGCTTCCGCGGCCTACGACGCCGCGCTGGCCTTCGTGGACGGCATGCCCGACGACAGCGTGCTGCGGCCGACGTTCCGCCGGCACCGCGACGCCTGGGACGCGTTCATCGCCGCCTCGGGCGGGGCGCACGTCCGGTTCGACGTCCCGTGGGGTGAGCACCGGCTGCCCGGCTATCTGCTGCGCCCGGCGGCCGACGGGGCGCCCCGGCCGACGCTGGTGGTCACCAACGGCAGCGACGGCGCCCTGACCTCGCTGTGGTCGGCCTGTCTGCGGATGGCGCTGGACCAGGGCTGGAATGCCTACGTCTTCGACGGGCCCGGGCAGCAGTCGATGCTGTTCGAGCAGGGGGTTCCGTTCGTGCCCGATTGGGAGTCCGTGCTGACCCCGGTGGTCGACGCGCTGGTGGCGCGGCCGGACGTCGACGCCGACCGGTTGCTGGCCTACGGCATCAGCCAGGGCGGCTACTGGTTGCCGCGGGCGCTGGCCTTCGAGCACCGGTTCCGCGCGGCGGTGGCCGATGGCGGCGTCGTGGATGTGTCCCGGACCTGGAACGCGCACCTGCCGCCGGTCATGCTCGACCTGCTGCGGTCCGGTGACGCCGAGACGTTTGACCGGTACATGGCTGAGCCGGCCGACGATCCGCGCACCGAACGTGAGCTGGCCTTCCGGGCCCGCCCCTACGGCGCCGACCTGACGCCGTTCGCGTTGTTCACGCAGGTCGACCGGTTCGTCCTCGACCCGGCGACCATCGCCCGCATCGACACCCCGCTGCTGATCACCGATCCGGCGGGCGAGCAGTTCTTCCCGGGACAGTCCCGTGAGCTGTACGAGGCGTTGCCGGGGGAGAAGCAGCTGATCGCCTACGGGGAGCAGGACGGCGCGAGCTGGCACTGCGAACCGATGGCCCGCGGCCTGGTCGCCCTGGACATGGCCGACTTCCTGCACGGGCACCTGGGCTGA
- a CDS encoding acetoin reductase: MSIQDKVVLITGAGQGIGRGIALRLAADGANIAIVDLNEAKMTAVADEVAALGRKATTFVADVTSRDEVYAAVDHAESALGGFDVMVNNAGIAQVNPISEVTPEEVAKLWAVNVDGVLWGIQAAAAKFQQRGHGGKIINASSIAGHDGFAMLGPYCATKFAVRGLTQAAAKEYASAGITVNAYCPGVVGTDMWVTIDERFAALTGAAIGETYDKFVGGIALGRAQTPEDVAAFVSYLAGPDSDYMTGQAGLIDGGLVYR, encoded by the coding sequence ATGAGCATCCAGGACAAGGTCGTCCTGATCACCGGCGCCGGTCAGGGCATCGGCCGCGGCATCGCGCTGCGGCTAGCCGCGGACGGCGCGAACATCGCGATCGTCGACCTCAACGAGGCGAAGATGACCGCGGTGGCCGACGAGGTGGCCGCGCTCGGCCGGAAGGCCACCACCTTCGTGGCCGACGTGACGAGCCGGGACGAGGTCTACGCCGCGGTCGATCACGCCGAGTCCGCCCTCGGCGGGTTCGACGTCATGGTCAACAACGCCGGCATCGCCCAGGTCAACCCGATCTCCGAGGTCACCCCGGAGGAGGTCGCCAAGCTCTGGGCGGTCAACGTCGACGGTGTGCTCTGGGGCATCCAGGCCGCGGCCGCGAAGTTTCAGCAGCGCGGCCACGGCGGCAAGATCATCAACGCGTCGTCCATCGCCGGGCACGACGGCTTCGCCATGCTGGGCCCGTACTGCGCCACCAAGTTCGCCGTGCGGGGCCTGACCCAGGCGGCGGCGAAGGAGTACGCCAGCGCCGGGATCACGGTCAACGCCTACTGCCCCGGCGTCGTCGGCACCGACATGTGGGTGACCATCGACGAGCGGTTCGCCGCCCTCACCGGCGCCGCGATCGGCGAGACGTACGACAAGTTCGTCGGGGGCATCGCTCTGGGCCGGGCGCAGACCCCGGAAGACGTCGCCGCGTTCGTCTCCTACCTCGCCGGGCCCGACTCGGACTACATGACCGGGCAGGCCGGCCTCATCGACGGCGGCCTCGTCTACCGCTGA